From Candidatus Manganitrophus noduliformans, one genomic window encodes:
- the cbiE gene encoding precorrin-6y C5,15-methyltransferase (decarboxylating) subunit CbiE, which yields MEKEAPEDKVAVIGMEGEGLDHLTLESQRRIAAADLLMGGERHLARLPGSSAERIVIGSNLKEIAERALSGLKEGKRVVVLASGDPLFYGIGAFLIKRIGKERVEVIPAVSAMQLAFARVKEPWQEAALVSLHAKPIENLLPALEEKGLIGLFTDETNTPDAIARFLLERGEAGWAGWVCENLGGIEERVGAMTLEEMARGRFALLNVVILKREKPTDAAGADRPVRWEGAFGIPDDLFVYRRPKAGLITKKEIRVMSLAEMGLRRNGITWDIGAGSGSVSIELARLCPEGAVFAIEKNREDFELIDRNMRRFGIKNITAVCEQAPAGLEHFPDPDAVFIGGSGGEMAEILSLCTARLKPRGRIVANLITMENLHHFSHFFKEVPWEVTYTLVQVSRSKPILEMVRYEALNPITIAVAKRKGEG from the coding sequence TTGGAAAAGGAAGCACCGGAAGATAAAGTCGCCGTGATCGGGATGGAGGGGGAGGGTCTCGACCATCTGACTCTGGAGAGTCAACGACGGATCGCCGCCGCCGATCTGCTGATGGGAGGGGAGCGGCATCTCGCCCGGTTGCCCGGTTCTTCGGCGGAGCGGATCGTCATCGGATCGAATCTGAAGGAGATCGCCGAGCGGGCCTTATCGGGGCTGAAAGAGGGGAAGCGGGTGGTGGTCCTCGCTTCGGGCGATCCCCTCTTCTACGGGATCGGCGCGTTTTTAATCAAGCGGATTGGAAAAGAGCGGGTGGAGGTGATTCCCGCGGTCAGCGCCATGCAGCTCGCCTTCGCGCGGGTGAAGGAGCCGTGGCAGGAGGCGGCGCTGGTCAGTCTTCATGCGAAGCCGATCGAAAATCTCCTTCCCGCCCTGGAGGAGAAAGGGCTGATCGGGCTCTTCACCGACGAGACCAACACCCCCGATGCGATCGCCCGTTTTCTCCTGGAGCGGGGCGAGGCCGGTTGGGCCGGGTGGGTCTGCGAAAATTTGGGCGGGATAGAAGAGCGGGTCGGCGCGATGACGCTCGAAGAGATGGCCCGAGGGAGGTTCGCTCTCCTCAATGTGGTGATCTTGAAGCGGGAGAAGCCGACCGATGCTGCAGGGGCCGACCGGCCGGTCCGGTGGGAGGGGGCCTTTGGTATTCCCGACGATCTCTTCGTCTACCGAAGGCCCAAAGCGGGGCTGATCACGAAGAAAGAGATCCGCGTGATGAGTCTCGCCGAGATGGGGCTTCGGCGCAACGGCATCACGTGGGACATCGGCGCCGGTTCCGGATCGGTTTCGATCGAGCTGGCCCGTCTCTGCCCGGAGGGAGCGGTCTTTGCCATCGAGAAGAACCGGGAGGATTTCGAGCTGATCGATCGGAACATGCGCCGGTTTGGAATTAAAAATATCACCGCGGTCTGCGAGCAGGCGCCGGCGGGGTTGGAGCACTTTCCAGATCCCGATGCGGTTTTCATTGGAGGATCGGGCGGAGAGATGGCGGAGATCCTCTCCCTCTGTACCGCGCGGCTTAAGCCCCGAGGGCGAATCGTAGCGAACCTGATCACGATGGAAAATCTCCACCACTTCAGTCACTTCTTTAAAGAGGTTCCGTGGGAGGTCACCTATACCCTGGTCCAGGTTTCCCGATCCAAACCGATCCTGGAGATGGTGCGGTACGAGGCGCTCAATCCGATTACCATCGCCGTCGCGAAAAGAAAAGGAGAAGGATGA
- the cobI gene encoding precorrin-2 C(20)-methyltransferase: MKLGRFYGIGVGPGDPELLTIKALNRLRSVDVICYPACRPGAGSYALRIVQGLVGERAELKGLLFPMEREMERLVPIWKESVAAIYGDLSAGREVAFITEGDPFFYSTFVYLYDLMRQLHPEVAIEVIPGISSVMAASVRAGVPLAMADERMAVLPATYEDDYLEEALDRFDTVVFIKVSSVLPKLIALLERMKLIDRAVMVERCGSAEERLVYDLSTLRETRLNYLSLVIVRKGECR; the protein is encoded by the coding sequence ATGAAGCTGGGAAGATTCTACGGCATCGGGGTTGGGCCGGGCGATCCGGAGCTGCTGACGATCAAAGCGCTCAATCGGCTCCGGTCGGTCGATGTGATCTGTTACCCCGCTTGCCGGCCGGGGGCGGGAAGCTATGCGCTCCGGATCGTGCAGGGACTTGTTGGAGAGCGGGCCGAACTCAAGGGGCTTCTCTTCCCGATGGAGCGGGAGATGGAACGATTGGTTCCGATCTGGAAAGAATCGGTCGCCGCGATTTACGGCGACCTCTCCGCCGGGCGGGAGGTCGCCTTCATCACCGAGGGAGATCCTTTCTTCTACAGCACCTTCGTCTACCTCTACGATCTGATGCGGCAGCTTCATCCCGAGGTGGCGATCGAGGTGATTCCGGGGATCTCTTCGGTCATGGCCGCCTCGGTCCGGGCGGGGGTTCCGCTGGCGATGGCCGATGAGCGGATGGCGGTCCTCCCGGCGACCTATGAAGATGACTATCTCGAGGAGGCGCTTGATCGATTCGACACGGTGGTCTTCATCAAGGTCAGCAGCGTCCTTCCGAAACTGATCGCGCTGCTTGAACGGATGAAGCTGATCGACCGGGCGGTGATGGTCGAGCGCTGCGGAAGCGCCGAGGAGCGGCTGGTCTACGACCTGAGCACTTTACGCGAAACGCGGTTGAATTATCTTTCACTGGTGATCGTGAGGAAGGGAGAATGCAGATGA
- a CDS encoding cobalt-precorrin 5A hydrolase yields MQMSKDLAIVAITKGGMEIARRLRDHFSEADFLISEKFAAAAGEGVIPLKGPLSKNVGEFFHAYDKIVFLVSLGAVVRLIAPHLKDKHVDPAVLVVDDRAQFVISVLSGHVGGANAFTETVAKALGAAPVITTASDVGKTIPVDILGWELGWILEGEEHVTRVSASVVNEEPVAFLQETGEKSWWTRPTPLPPNIECFTSLEALMAQEIGRPPVAKEGFGKRYGAYLIVTDRSRSSFPGQMQDRTVLYRPKSLDLGMGCDRGTPIEEIEELIGTTLEKNGLSMASVRALATLDQKSDEPAFLQLCEKNGWKLVAFSKEELQQVEGILTPSAVVEKWVGTPSVSEAAALRSSGASALLIPKVKAKRATLAVARVVFS; encoded by the coding sequence ATGCAGATGAGCAAAGATCTGGCGATCGTCGCCATCACCAAAGGGGGGATGGAGATCGCCCGTCGGCTTCGAGACCATTTCTCCGAGGCGGACTTCCTCATTTCGGAGAAGTTCGCCGCTGCGGCGGGAGAAGGGGTCATCCCACTGAAAGGACCTCTGAGCAAGAATGTCGGCGAGTTCTTTCATGCCTACGACAAAATCGTCTTCCTCGTCTCTCTGGGGGCGGTGGTCCGGCTGATCGCGCCGCATCTGAAGGACAAACATGTCGATCCGGCGGTTCTGGTCGTCGATGATCGGGCGCAGTTTGTGATCTCCGTCCTCTCGGGTCATGTCGGCGGAGCGAATGCCTTTACCGAAACGGTAGCCAAGGCGCTGGGGGCCGCGCCGGTGATCACGACGGCGTCGGACGTGGGGAAGACGATCCCGGTCGATATCCTCGGCTGGGAACTGGGATGGATCCTGGAAGGGGAGGAGCATGTCACCCGGGTTTCGGCCAGCGTGGTGAACGAGGAGCCGGTCGCCTTTCTTCAAGAGACGGGAGAGAAGAGCTGGTGGACCCGGCCGACCCCGCTTCCCCCCAATATCGAATGTTTCACCTCTTTGGAGGCGCTGATGGCCCAGGAAATAGGGCGGCCACCCGTGGCGAAGGAGGGATTTGGCAAGCGGTATGGGGCCTATCTGATCGTAACCGACCGAAGCCGGAGTTCCTTTCCGGGACAAATGCAGGACCGGACCGTCCTCTACCGTCCCAAGAGCCTCGATCTTGGGATGGGGTGCGACCGGGGGACGCCGATTGAAGAGATCGAAGAATTGATCGGGACGACGCTGGAGAAGAATGGTCTCTCGATGGCGTCGGTCCGGGCGCTTGCCACGCTCGATCAGAAATCGGACGAGCCGGCCTTCCTTCAGCTCTGCGAGAAAAACGGCTGGAAGTTGGTAGCCTTTTCCAAGGAGGAATTGCAGCAGGTCGAGGGGATTCTGACCCCCTCCGCCGTGGTCGAGAAGTGGGTCGGCACGCCGAGTGTCTCGGAGGCCGCGGCGCTCAGATCGAGCGGCGCATCGGCGTTGTTGATCCCGAAGGTCAAAGCGAAGCGGGCCACACTCGCCGTGGCCCGTGTCGTCTTTTCATGA
- the cobJ gene encoding precorrin-3B C(17)-methyltransferase yields the protein MDKKGELYLVGFGPGHFNHLTFRAREVIGRADVVVGYRTYIDLVADLLEGKEIVATGMTEEIDRARVAVDRAQKGERVAIVSSGDVGIYGMAGLIFEILSEIGWKPGGDFSVEVIPGITALSAVASLVGAPLTHDFAAVSLSDLLTPWAVIEKRLHAAGEGDFVIALYNPQSKRRDWQLKRAQEILLQYKVPDTPVAVVKSAYREGERIVLTTLDRMAEAEVGMLTTILIGNASTFRYLDFLVTPRGYSGKYDLESGEILHKGIDRPGRSLNRPPDFKA from the coding sequence ATGGATAAAAAAGGGGAGCTCTACCTGGTGGGGTTCGGACCGGGACACTTCAACCATCTGACGTTTCGGGCGCGGGAAGTGATTGGCCGGGCCGACGTGGTGGTCGGATATCGAACGTATATCGACCTGGTCGCCGATCTTCTGGAAGGAAAAGAGATCGTCGCAACCGGGATGACAGAGGAGATCGACCGGGCCCGTGTCGCCGTCGATCGGGCGCAGAAAGGAGAGCGGGTCGCGATCGTCTCCAGCGGGGACGTCGGGATCTATGGGATGGCAGGGCTGATCTTCGAGATCCTCTCCGAGATCGGCTGGAAGCCGGGGGGCGATTTCTCGGTCGAGGTGATTCCCGGCATCACGGCCCTCTCCGCCGTCGCCTCCCTCGTCGGCGCGCCGCTGACGCACGACTTCGCCGCGGTGAGCTTAAGCGATTTGCTCACTCCCTGGGCCGTCATCGAGAAGCGGCTCCATGCGGCCGGGGAGGGAGATTTTGTGATCGCCCTCTACAATCCGCAGAGCAAGCGGCGGGACTGGCAGCTCAAAAGGGCTCAGGAAATTTTGCTTCAGTATAAGGTTCCCGACACCCCGGTGGCGGTCGTCAAGAGCGCCTATCGCGAGGGAGAGCGGATCGTTCTGACGACGCTGGACCGCATGGCGGAGGCAGAGGTGGGAATGCTGACGACGATTCTGATCGGGAACGCATCAACGTTCCGATATCTCGATTTTCTCGTGACGCCGCGAGGCTATTCCGGAAAATACGATCTGGAGTCGGGAGAGATTCTCCACAAAGGGATTGACCGGCCGGGGAGGTCGTTGAACCGGCCGCCCGATTTCAAAGCATGA
- the cobM gene encoding precorrin-4 C(11)-methyltransferase: MTPGKIYLVGAGPGDPELLTVKGMRLLQEADLILYAGSLVNPVVLQFARPNAVLYDSAGMILEEIVRILIEAARTGKKVVRLASGDPSLFGAMGEMTEPVLKAGLEFEVVPGVSSFLAGAASLKRELTVPEVSQTVILTRCEGRTPMPDLEKLVELARHRSTMVIFLSVHLAGKIERELLSVYPAETPVAIVYRASWEDEKIVRGRLSDLHDLIKENQITKTALIYVGEFLASEGTRSRLYDATFSHGYRKASE, translated from the coding sequence ATGACTCCAGGCAAAATCTATCTCGTCGGCGCGGGGCCGGGTGATCCTGAACTGTTGACGGTGAAGGGGATGCGGCTGCTGCAGGAGGCCGACCTGATTCTTTATGCGGGATCTCTGGTGAACCCGGTCGTTCTTCAATTCGCCCGTCCCAATGCGGTCCTTTACGACAGCGCCGGAATGATCCTGGAAGAGATCGTCCGAATCCTCATTGAGGCGGCCCGGACAGGGAAGAAGGTGGTCCGGCTGGCGAGCGGCGATCCCTCCCTCTTCGGAGCAATGGGGGAGATGACTGAGCCGGTTCTCAAGGCAGGCTTAGAATTCGAAGTTGTCCCAGGGGTGAGCTCGTTTCTGGCCGGCGCGGCTTCCCTTAAAAGAGAGCTGACGGTGCCGGAGGTGAGCCAGACAGTGATTTTGACTCGCTGCGAGGGACGAACCCCGATGCCCGATCTGGAGAAGCTGGTCGAGCTGGCCCGGCATCGATCGACGATGGTGATCTTTTTAAGCGTCCATCTCGCCGGCAAGATCGAGAGAGAGCTCTTGTCGGTTTATCCGGCCGAGACGCCGGTGGCGATTGTCTACCGGGCAAGTTGGGAGGATGAGAAGATTGTCCGGGGCCGGTTGAGCGATCTTCACGACTTGATCAAAGAGAATCAGATCACCAAGACCGCCCTGATCTATGTCGGTGAATTCCTCGCCTCGGAAGGGACCCGCTCCCGGCTTTACGATGCGACGTTCAGCCATGGGTACCGGAAAGCGTCGGAGTAG
- the cobO gene encoding cob(I)yrinic acid a,c-diamide adenosyltransferase, producing the protein MPTKGLIMIHTGAGKGKTTAALGTAFRALGYGWKILVVQFIKGSWHYGELDSAKKFGDQFQILPMGEGFTWDTKNPERDRQKAQEAWEFGVKEALTGNYQMIIFDEINYVIRYNYLEVAKVVAFLTTKPPALHVFLTGRDADEQLIEIADLVTEMREIKHPFKKGIKAQKGIEF; encoded by the coding sequence ATGCCGACCAAGGGACTGATCATGATCCATACCGGCGCAGGCAAGGGGAAAACCACGGCCGCCCTCGGGACCGCTTTCCGAGCGCTCGGCTACGGCTGGAAGATCCTGGTGGTTCAGTTTATCAAGGGGAGTTGGCATTACGGGGAGCTCGATTCTGCGAAGAAATTCGGCGATCAATTTCAGATTCTCCCGATGGGAGAGGGCTTCACCTGGGACACCAAAAATCCAGAACGGGACCGACAGAAAGCGCAAGAAGCGTGGGAGTTCGGGGTGAAAGAGGCGCTCACCGGAAACTATCAGATGATCATTTTCGACGAAATCAATTACGTCATCCGCTACAACTATCTCGAAGTCGCAAAGGTCGTTGCGTTTCTCACGACGAAACCGCCGGCGCTCCATGTTTTCCTGACCGGCCGGGACGCCGATGAGCAATTGATCGAGATCGCCGATCTGGTCACGGAGATGCGGGAGATCAAACATCCATTCAAGAAAGGAATCAAGGCCCAGAAGGGGATTGAGTTTTAA
- a CDS encoding cobyrinate a,c-diamide synthase: MKRSGFLIAGTHSGVGKTTVTLALLEALIRRGMKVQAFKVGPDYLDPTFHRVATGRPSRNLDGWMMGRSEVLKSFARASDDADLSVIEGVMGLFDGLRGRSEEGSSAQIAKWLSMPVILVIDAGGLARTAAALVRGCQALDPELKISGVIFNRIGSKNHLDILREAVESACAVPVLGGFPKEEGIALPERHLGLVRAAESLSPSIRERLAEMAETFLDLNQIVKMEYSVEAAVPFRSVRGENKPARCRIGTALDAAFHFYYQDNFDLLEGAGAELLFFSPLNEVEIPADLDGLYFGGGYPEVYAERLSKNESMLASIRRFAIGGGPIYAECGGLMYLANRIETAEGGAFPMVGLLPGQVRMGKKLKALGYRAIEAQEPSLLLEKGGKARGHEFHYSEWIESPSPDSVNGLKRPYRLFRGGESSEGREEGFYCDHLLASYVHLHFASNPNIPERWISLCEAFRRRIGSSGAKK, encoded by the coding sequence ATGAAAAGAAGCGGATTCCTGATCGCCGGAACCCATAGCGGCGTTGGAAAAACAACGGTGACCCTCGCCCTTCTGGAAGCGCTGATCCGGAGAGGCATGAAGGTGCAGGCATTTAAAGTCGGGCCGGACTACCTCGACCCGACCTTTCATCGGGTGGCGACGGGGCGCCCCTCCAGGAATCTGGACGGCTGGATGATGGGGCGTTCGGAGGTTCTGAAAAGTTTCGCGCGCGCATCGGACGACGCCGATCTCTCGGTCATCGAAGGGGTGATGGGATTATTTGATGGGCTCCGAGGCCGATCGGAGGAGGGGAGCTCCGCTCAGATTGCGAAGTGGCTCTCCATGCCGGTGATCCTGGTGATCGATGCGGGGGGGCTGGCCCGAACGGCGGCGGCGCTCGTGCGCGGCTGCCAGGCCCTCGATCCGGAATTGAAGATTTCAGGCGTCATCTTCAATCGGATCGGAAGCAAGAATCATCTTGATATTTTAAGGGAGGCGGTCGAGTCGGCCTGCGCGGTTCCGGTCTTGGGCGGATTTCCAAAAGAGGAGGGGATCGCTCTCCCCGAGCGTCACCTCGGCCTCGTCCGCGCGGCGGAGAGCCTTAGTCCTTCCATCCGCGAGCGTCTGGCGGAGATGGCCGAGACATTTTTGGATCTCAATCAGATCGTAAAAATGGAATATTCGGTAGAAGCGGCGGTCCCTTTCCGCTCCGTTCGAGGGGAAAATAAACCGGCGCGGTGCAGAATCGGGACCGCCCTGGATGCGGCTTTTCATTTTTATTATCAGGATAACTTCGATTTGCTGGAGGGGGCCGGTGCCGAGCTACTCTTCTTCTCTCCGCTCAATGAGGTGGAGATTCCGGCCGATCTGGACGGACTTTATTTCGGCGGAGGATACCCGGAGGTGTATGCAGAGCGGTTGTCGAAGAATGAGTCGATGCTCGCGTCGATCCGGAGATTTGCAATCGGGGGCGGCCCGATCTATGCCGAATGCGGCGGCCTAATGTATTTGGCAAACCGGATCGAAACGGCCGAGGGAGGCGCCTTCCCGATGGTCGGGCTTCTGCCGGGGCAGGTCCGGATGGGAAAGAAATTAAAGGCGTTGGGATATCGCGCAATCGAAGCGCAGGAGCCGTCCCTTCTTTTAGAAAAGGGAGGGAAGGCGAGGGGGCATGAGTTCCACTATTCGGAGTGGATAGAAAGCCCCTCTCCTGATTCGGTGAATGGATTGAAGAGACCCTATCGTCTTTTCCGGGGGGGAGAATCTTCCGAGGGGAGAGAGGAAGGGTTTTATTGTGATCACCTCTTGGCCAGTTATGTTCATCTGCATTTCGCTTCGAATCCGAACATCCCGGAGCGGTGGATCTCTTTGTGCGAGGCGTTTCGACGCCGGATCGGTTCGAGTGGAGCAAAAAAATAG
- a CDS encoding (2Fe-2S) ferredoxin domain-containing protein — MEPVLKTEKPSIKSYNKHLLVCTGPRCTSGEAESLFKMIGEKLAANGLEGGEFRVKRTRCSCFAVCKGGPIVVVHPDGTWYYGVTPEVLDRILKEHVKEGNPVKEHVFYQASL, encoded by the coding sequence ATGGAACCCGTTTTGAAAACGGAGAAGCCGTCGATCAAGTCTTACAACAAACACCTGCTTGTCTGCACCGGTCCCCGCTGCACCTCGGGAGAAGCGGAGAGCCTCTTTAAGATGATTGGGGAGAAGCTGGCGGCGAATGGGCTGGAAGGGGGGGAATTTCGAGTGAAGCGGACCCGCTGCAGCTGTTTTGCCGTCTGCAAAGGGGGGCCGATCGTGGTGGTTCATCCCGACGGCACCTGGTATTACGGTGTTACCCCGGAGGTATTGGATCGAATTCTAAAAGAGCACGTCAAAGAGGGAAACCCGGTGAAGGAGCATGTTTTTTATCAGGCTTCATTGTGA
- a CDS encoding carbohydrate porin: protein MKRWIGTLVLFVAINVGVSWAEDPDRQEDEEVSNASLSERVKALEERLDRLDRVETIKKVEEYLCPDGEIHDTPPPGGRCPDGTIPEGRMTFRKLPFSRRESLDERIAAALEEAEAKRVAVGGSARGILQQVLNSKENDKLFSTGAVDLFFLSRPTVFSTFFVDLESIGGAGPDEVLGSLSRLNADAETLGVTDDVKVREVWLHFKLLDDRLRIVGGKIDLTNYFDRNAVANDETSQFLNTALVNNPLLRQPPNGPGLAIQYDTGGEMGVALGIQSPNDTASTITEKVYAVVEIDYHSHLLFAREGNYRLWGRVGRVSEALEKKTWGVGFSLDQQITVRLTLFARAGIGRTEGENQKAYAWSAGFQTPSPFKASTRDQVGVAFSREVEADQSENIAEGYYHHILTDRLWVSLDLQWLISGTNGMTGDENENIFIPGVRTTVNF from the coding sequence ATGAAGAGATGGATCGGTACGCTTGTTTTATTTGTGGCAATAAATGTTGGGGTTTCCTGGGCAGAAGATCCGGACCGGCAGGAGGATGAAGAAGTGTCAAACGCTTCATTAAGCGAACGGGTCAAAGCACTTGAAGAGCGGCTCGACAGACTCGACCGGGTCGAAACGATTAAAAAGGTCGAAGAGTATTTATGCCCGGATGGAGAGATCCACGATACCCCGCCTCCGGGGGGGCGTTGTCCTGACGGCACGATTCCCGAAGGGAGGATGACCTTCAGAAAGCTTCCCTTCTCGAGGAGAGAATCTTTGGATGAGAGGATTGCGGCTGCGCTCGAAGAAGCCGAGGCCAAACGGGTGGCCGTCGGCGGATCGGCCCGAGGGATCCTGCAACAAGTTTTAAACAGCAAAGAGAACGACAAGCTTTTCTCCACAGGCGCGGTTGATCTTTTCTTCCTCTCAAGGCCGACGGTTTTTTCGACCTTCTTTGTCGATCTGGAATCGATCGGCGGGGCTGGCCCCGATGAGGTCCTTGGAAGCCTCTCTCGATTGAATGCCGATGCGGAGACACTCGGGGTGACCGACGATGTAAAGGTACGGGAGGTGTGGCTTCATTTTAAACTCCTGGATGACCGGTTGAGGATCGTCGGCGGAAAGATCGATCTGACCAACTACTTCGACCGGAACGCGGTCGCCAACGATGAGACCAGCCAGTTTCTGAATACGGCGCTGGTGAACAACCCCCTGCTCCGGCAGCCGCCGAATGGTCCCGGTTTGGCCATTCAGTACGACACCGGAGGAGAGATGGGGGTGGCGCTCGGTATTCAGTCACCCAATGACACGGCCTCTACCATCACAGAGAAGGTCTATGCCGTGGTCGAGATCGACTACCATAGTCACCTTCTTTTTGCTAGGGAAGGGAATTACCGGTTGTGGGGACGCGTTGGAAGAGTCTCGGAGGCGCTTGAGAAGAAGACGTGGGGTGTGGGATTCAGCCTCGATCAACAAATCACCGTGCGCCTCACCCTCTTTGCCCGGGCGGGGATCGGCCGAACCGAAGGTGAGAATCAAAAAGCATACGCCTGGTCGGCCGGGTTTCAGACCCCTTCCCCTTTCAAGGCATCGACGAGAGACCAAGTGGGTGTCGCCTTCAGCCGGGAAGTCGAGGCAGACCAGTCTGAAAATATCGCCGAGGGGTACTATCATCACATTCTCACAGACCGGCTCTGGGTCTCGCTCGATTTGCAGTGGCTTATTTCCGGAACAAACGGCATGACCGGCGATGAAAACGAAAACATCTTTATTCCCGGCGTCCGGACGACCGTCAACTTCTAA
- a CDS encoding cytochrome D1 domain-containing protein, translating into MLKKCFWILIGSILILFSGFSRAWADEQKNAPLDLASYDPKTLVFVANRDSSDIAVIDTQTDQVVRRIALGKYANPHMAMLSHNGKKLLVSATGRDRFLVVDLATEAIERTIETGQAPEHFAITMDDRFAYVGNMEDSTVSVIDLKEGKEVRRLKDFFEPHGFSVLPGDNKVYVSNFGAHEVRSVEIPSQQLAKRLAIGNVHRAAIRDPERYQSELKGIANPTPTIDGRFIYAADGDAGVVGIIDTETDRVIKTLKVGEAPWRAYSSPDGRFMMVPNNGDQTISVIDVKSQEVVTTLQGGAGMTGVNFTQGGKKAYVISGAEGAVFVYDMATFKRVNRLKLGANLALETGATTVDGLKVYVASSTDDSVYVIDSNTDQVKRIPNVGRFPWGVIILGAASPNYCH; encoded by the coding sequence ATGTTGAAAAAATGTTTTTGGATCCTGATCGGTTCTATTCTTATTCTCTTTTCCGGTTTTTCCCGAGCCTGGGCCGATGAGCAAAAAAATGCACCACTCGATCTCGCCTCGTACGATCCGAAGACGCTCGTCTTCGTGGCCAACCGCGATTCCAGCGATATTGCCGTCATCGACACACAGACCGACCAGGTCGTCCGCCGGATTGCCCTGGGCAAATATGCCAATCCTCATATGGCGATGCTGAGCCACAACGGAAAGAAGCTCCTGGTCTCCGCGACCGGCAGGGACCGTTTCCTTGTTGTCGATCTGGCGACAGAGGCGATTGAGCGAACGATCGAGACCGGCCAGGCGCCGGAACATTTTGCGATTACAATGGATGATCGATTCGCTTATGTCGGAAATATGGAAGATTCGACCGTTTCGGTGATCGATCTGAAAGAGGGAAAAGAGGTCCGGCGGTTGAAAGATTTTTTTGAGCCGCACGGCTTCAGCGTGCTGCCCGGAGACAATAAGGTCTATGTCTCCAATTTCGGCGCGCACGAGGTGAGAAGCGTTGAGATTCCGTCGCAGCAGCTGGCGAAAAGGCTTGCGATCGGTAATGTCCACCGCGCCGCGATTCGGGACCCGGAGCGGTATCAAAGCGAGTTGAAAGGAATCGCTAATCCCACGCCGACGATCGATGGCCGTTTTATCTATGCGGCCGACGGGGATGCCGGCGTGGTTGGGATTATCGATACCGAAACCGATCGGGTCATCAAAACACTGAAGGTCGGCGAGGCCCCCTGGCGGGCGTATTCCTCTCCGGACGGACGCTTCATGATGGTCCCGAACAATGGAGATCAAACGATCTCCGTCATTGATGTGAAGTCACAAGAAGTCGTGACGACGCTCCAAGGAGGAGCGGGCATGACCGGCGTCAATTTCACGCAAGGAGGGAAAAAGGCCTATGTCATCAGCGGGGCGGAAGGTGCCGTCTTCGTCTACGATATGGCGACCTTCAAGAGGGTCAACCGGTTAAAGCTGGGTGCGAACCTGGCTCTTGAGACGGGCGCGACCACGGTCGACGGATTGAAGGTGTATGTCGCCTCTTCAACCGACGACTCGGTGTATGTCATCGATTCAAACACGGATCAGGTAAAACGCATTCCCAATGTCGGACGTTTTCCATGGGGGGTCATCATTCTGGGGGCGGCGAGCCCGAACTACTGCCATTAA